In one Bradyrhizobium sp. 4 genomic region, the following are encoded:
- a CDS encoding adenylate/guanylate cyclase domain-containing protein, which translates to MAATASSRFSELSRAISVRQVRLVCGVILFAYVVSHFLNHALGNISVDAMEIGVYYHTLFWQFLPVAVVFYTAALTHMGLGIYALYQRRQFRWRTVEPLQLVLGLSIPALVMGHVIGVRLGQTLYGHQKLYPQELYLFFVASNRIWTMTILLLIAWVHGCIGIYFWLRLKPFFTRAAPYLLAAAVLIPTLSLLGVYQGGRSVEVEADDGEWRTHNLTRRQVGTAAEATTLDRITGGLTAGYLGLLALALAARGVRALRERRGGMIALSYGNGKTVRVPKGLSVLEASLRHNVPHASVCGGRARCSTCRIRIIGDHDALPEPSQREAFVLTRVGTSDPSIRLACQLRPTSDLSFFQLFTAHTLTASTQASTPARIGQERYLVSLFVDMRGSTQLAEKRLPFDTVFIVNRFLGAVSQAVIENGGQPNQFVGDGMLALFGLSADPQEACRQALKAAAGIARQIDDLNELLSHDLRQPIRFGIGIHGGEVIIGDIGYRDHIVFTALGDAVNVAARLQDMTKTLACEAIVSEEVRRTAGLADDALPQQEVAIRGRDEPMAVRVVADARELSALVDHGERVAA; encoded by the coding sequence ATGGCCGCAACCGCATCCTCACGATTTTCCGAGCTTTCCCGCGCCATCAGCGTGCGCCAGGTGCGGCTGGTCTGCGGCGTCATCCTGTTCGCCTATGTGGTCAGCCATTTCCTCAACCATGCGCTCGGCAACATCTCGGTCGATGCCATGGAGATCGGGGTCTACTACCACACGCTGTTCTGGCAGTTCCTGCCGGTTGCGGTCGTGTTCTACACAGCGGCGCTCACGCATATGGGGCTCGGCATCTATGCACTGTATCAGCGCCGGCAGTTCCGCTGGCGGACGGTCGAGCCGCTGCAGCTCGTGCTGGGCTTGAGCATCCCCGCGCTGGTCATGGGGCATGTGATCGGCGTGCGGCTCGGCCAGACGCTGTACGGGCACCAAAAGCTCTATCCGCAGGAACTCTATCTGTTCTTCGTCGCGTCGAACCGTATCTGGACCATGACGATCCTGCTTCTCATTGCCTGGGTGCACGGCTGCATCGGCATCTATTTCTGGCTTCGTCTCAAACCGTTCTTCACGCGCGCGGCGCCCTATCTGCTCGCGGCGGCCGTGCTGATCCCGACGCTGTCGCTGCTGGGTGTCTACCAGGGTGGCCGCAGCGTCGAGGTCGAGGCCGACGACGGGGAATGGCGGACGCATAATCTCACGCGCCGCCAGGTCGGCACGGCTGCCGAGGCCACGACGCTCGACCGCATAACCGGCGGCCTCACCGCCGGTTATCTCGGATTGCTCGCCTTGGCGCTTGCCGCACGCGGCGTGCGGGCCTTGCGCGAACGACGTGGTGGCATGATCGCGCTGTCCTACGGCAACGGCAAGACGGTGCGGGTGCCAAAAGGCCTTTCCGTGCTGGAAGCGAGCCTGCGCCACAATGTGCCGCATGCCAGCGTCTGTGGCGGCCGCGCCCGCTGCTCGACCTGTCGCATCCGCATCATCGGCGATCATGACGCCCTGCCCGAGCCGTCGCAGCGCGAGGCGTTCGTGCTCACCCGCGTCGGCACCAGCGATCCCTCGATCAGGCTGGCCTGCCAGCTGCGGCCGACATCGGATCTCTCCTTCTTCCAGCTCTTCACCGCGCATACCCTGACGGCGAGCACACAGGCCTCGACGCCCGCCAGAATCGGCCAGGAGCGCTATCTCGTCAGCCTGTTCGTAGACATGCGCGGCTCGACGCAGCTGGCCGAGAAGCGGCTGCCGTTCGACACCGTGTTCATCGTCAACCGCTTCCTCGGCGCCGTCTCGCAGGCCGTGATCGAGAATGGCGGCCAGCCGAACCAGTTCGTCGGCGACGGCATGCTGGCGCTGTTCGGACTGAGCGCCGATCCGCAAGAGGCCTGCCGGCAGGCGCTGAAGGCCGCCGCTGGCATCGCCAGGCAAATCGACGATCTGAACGAGCTCCTGAGCCACGATCTGCGTCAGCCGATCCGGTTCGGCATCGGCATCCATGGCGGCGAGGTCATCATCGGCGACATCGGCTATCGCGATCACATCGTGTTCACGGCGCTGGGCGATGCCGTCAACGTCGCGGCCCGCCTCCAGGACATGACCAAGACACTGGCCTGCGAAGCGATCGTCTCGGAGGAAGTCCGCCGCACCGCGGGCCTTGCCGACGATGCGCTGCCGCAGCAGGAGGTCGCGATCCGCGGCCGCGACGAACCGATGGCCGTGCGCGTCGTCGCGGACGCGAGGGAGCTGTCGGCACTCGTCGACCACGGCGAACGCGTCGCGGCGTAA